The window GCTAGGTCGTCTAATACAAGTGGAGTATGGAGTTCTTGGCGATGGAGAGACCTGTGTGATAGAAGTGGCGAAATCTTCAGGTATTACTCTTTTAAAGGATGACGAGAAAAATCCATTAGCTGCATCCACGTTTGGCACAGGGGAACTTATTCTTCATGCACTTAACCTGGGATATAAGAAGTTCATAATAGGACTTGGGGGTAGTGCAACAAATGATGGAGGAACAGGGATGCTGCGTGCTCTAGGCATGAAATTCCTAAGTAAAAACGGAGAAGAACTTCCTCTAGAACCTAAGTCTTTAAGCGAATTACATGGAATCGATGATACAGTCTTTGATATAAGGATAAGGGAATGCCATTTTATCATTGCGTCAGATGTGGATAACTCCTTTGTAGGATTAAACGGTGCAACAGTAGTATTCGGGCCACAAAAAGGAGCGACACCAGATATAGTAAAAGAGTTAGATGAGAATCTAGCACATTTAGCAAATAAAATAGAAGAAGTCACGAACATTTCGTTACACAACTTATCCGGAGCTGGTGCAGCTGGTGGTCTAGGTGGAGCGTTTCTAGCATTCTTTCCGGTTCATATAAAGCCGGGCATTGAAGTTGTGATGGAAGCAACAAATTTTCAAAAGCTAATCGAAGATGCCGATTTCATCATAACGGGTGAGGGTAAATCAGACCAACAAACACTTTCTGGAAAAGCGCCTATTGGTATTGCCAATGTTGCAAAGAAACATGGGATACCGGTTATTTTAATCTCCGGATATATCGAGCCAGAAAGTATTTCCGACCTATCTAGCTGTTTTTCAAAACTTGTAAGTATTGCAAATACGTCAATTTCTACTGAGGAATCTATGAGAAGAGCGGGTTATTACTTAAGGGAAAGAACAAAAGAAGCGATGAAATCCATAGTATAAAGATATAGTAACATTTATAACAAAAGCAAAAACCGATTCTAGTTTTCACTAGAATCGGTTTTAAGTTCGGAAAAATAATCACACATTAAGGAAGACTCTCGCTTAAAGAAGCAGTTGGAGGTCTCACTGTCCGTAATACCCACTATGGTTTCGTTTCCAATCAGTAGGTATGACGCACCCAATGATTGAATTTTCACTACTTAATGGTTACTTCTTTTGTTCCAACGAGGTTGCCAGATGCATCATAGCTTATAAACATTCCTTCCGAGAAGAGGGAAAGATCTATAATTTCATCTAATTTTTTTTCAAGAGCAAAATAGTTTTGTCCCCGATAAATTAGTTCATAATCAATATCACCCTCTAAAGAAGAAAATCGTACAATAACTCTCTCCACATCCCCACAACTCTTATCAATAAATGTATTCATATAAAAGTTTGATTGTGTGGACTTTATCGTCGGTGAGATAAATCCTTGGTTATAATTTGAGCAACCAGGTGGATGTGTTTCACAGGTGACTTCATCCAGAATAGATTGATAAGTACCGGCAAGATTTACATTTTTTTCTACGTGATAATAACTTCCACCAGTGCTATTTGCAATTTGTTCCAATAAAGGTTCATTTAATTGACTTACGGAACCAAGTCCAATAGTGAATATCTTTATATTTTTATCTTTTGCTTTTTGAAGTGATGAAAGTATTTTACTAGTGTTAGATTTTCCGTCTGTTAATAATATAGCAATTTTTGGTGTAGAGTCATTTGAAAACTTGTTAATTGCTACTTCTAATCCATCTGCAATATTAGTACCACCAGATTGACCAACATTTACAAAAGTAGAACCTACATAACTAGCTGATCCCTTCGCTAAAAAGTGTCCTTTAGAGTCAAAATGGGCACCAATATTTGTGGTAGCACTAAGAGCTGAAATGAACTTTTGTGATTTAGACACCCTAAATCGTTCGGGGTCACTTCTTTTCATACTACCTGAGGAATCTATAATAAAACCAACTTCAAAATTTCGTGGACAGCTATAGTCTGTCGTGAGCGGACGATCGATTTGAATCTGATGACTATGTGTCTTATTTACAACTGAAGATAGTTCGCTTGAGTATCTTGGATCCTTCTCAGAAATTCTTGCACTAAAGGAGAAGTCCCCCCAGGTGTAAGAACTGACGCTAGTACGGGCAACGCCGTTTACAAAGCTTACCTCTTTATTTGCAAAAGAAAGTTGTGATGAAGTGAAGACTACTTTCCCTTTATAATCTGAAATTACTTGGCCACCGGGAAGGACAATAGTGGCTTTTATAGTTACTAATCCATCTTTATCATTATTTTCAACTGCATGCTCAATACGTAATTCTGCTTGTGGTGCATAGGTAATATTTACGTTAACCGGTGTTCTATAGCAGGACATGTTTAAATTATTGCTTCTGTTGTCACTAACTTTAAAGGAAATTGTATCAATTACAGTTTTAGTTGATTTTATTGCTGTAATCTCTGCAGTTAAATCAGCTCCATCCGTGTATAAAATAGGGGAACCAGAAACCTTTCCACCTTTTTCATTGGTAATAACTGCTCCAGATTTGGATGTAATTACAAATGGGATAGATTCATCGTAAGAAATATTATTTCCATAGCAGTCCTTTAATATTAACGTGACAAATGACGTATCTACACCGTTTGCGATAAGTGTAGGAGATTCAATATCCAGACTTGCAATACGCGCATCATGATTAGAAGATGGTGTTTTTTCAGGTTCTTCATAATCTGGTGATGGAAAAACTATAGTTCCTCCATCCGGAAAATCAGTAGGCAATTCACTTGCTACATTGTCCTTGCCAGCAGGAGCATTACGTAGACCTTTAATACTGAAGGTTCCTCGTTTTGCAATTCTATTTAGAAAGACAGTTGCATCTACACGGGTCAGTGTGCGCGAAGGTTTAAAATCCTCATATGTTTTTTTACCATTTGTTCCAGTTGATAAATTTTGCGTGTATAAATATTGGACAGCATAGGTTTCTGTGAGGTCATAACCGTCAATAGCAGCAATAATTCGTGCAAATTGACCTCTAGTTACCGCTTTTCCTCTAACTTGTGTATTAGTATACCCATTTACTGGCATATTTTTACTTTTGAAATATCGATAATATCCAGATGCACTATCTTCATTTTTCTTAGCCACATAAGGTGAGATTGCCTTATAGGAAGTATCAAATTTGGATAGTACGGAAACTAACTGAGATTCTGTGATTTCTTTCTGAGGACCGAAAGTTCCATCAGGATAACCCTGCATAATACCAACTTTACTTGCCCATTCTATCGATGGATATGCCCAAAAATTATTTTTGATATCTTTGTATAAACTAGCAGCACTTGTACTTTCCTGTGTTAATGGAATTGTTAGAAACAAAACAATAAACAGTAGTAATGACCGCAAAGTAGTTTTTTTCATCTAATCGTTCCTTTCTATCAGTCAAAGAAGAGCATGTCATCACGATAATTTTGTTTTAGATCAGACTCTAAGAAGGTTAAAAATCTAGAAATCATTGCGGAAGATTGGGCTCTTGTAAGAGATTGATTTGGATTGAAACGGTTCTTCTCATCTCCATTAATAAGCCCTAGCTCTGTTGCAACATACACGCTATCTTTGGCATAGGCAGGTATAATCTTATCGTCAGAGTAGTTAGTAGAGAATCCTGGACTAGGAGCACGTCCTTCCATTCCTAGAGCTCGTACAAGAATCGCTACTGCTTGAGCCCTTTTAATTGGTTGGTTCGGACCAAATGCGTTAGGATTAACTCCATTAATAATCCCTTTTTCAACAGCACTTTCAATGTAGGGATAATCAGGATGTTTAGGATCAAGATCGGCAAAAATAGCCTTTTTCGAAGTTGTTTTCTTTTGAGGTTCTTCAAAAACTCGTAAGTTAACAGCCTTTAACACGCCTACTGTAAATTGGTATCTCACCATTGGAGTATTGGGAGAAAAAAATTGACTTGCTTCATCAAAAATACCTAATGAATATAACTTCTCTATATCACTCTTAGCCCAATGATTCGATAAGTCACGAAATTTCGGTACAATTAGACGATCGATTTTTGGGACATTAACTTGATTGAGATGTAAAACTCCCTTGGAATTTTTATTACTAGTTGCAAACGGAATATCATAATTGTATTCAGAAATCATATTACTAGAGCTAATAACAGAATGGCCTCCAACGAAGCTAGAGAAGGAGGGAGTATTAGGCTCATATTGAAGTGTTCGTGATTTGCTATCAGAAACCTTACTTGTTACATATGCAGTGCCTTTGCTTGTGTTTATCTCAAAATCTAGTAGCTGTGTCTCAGTTGCTCCCCAGAAGTTTTTATAGCCCACATCTCTTCCGTTTAAAAACACGGTGATAGTTTCTGTACTTTTAGCTCCCTTTGCTTTTTTAAGATATATTTTTCTTCCTACTACATTCCCAGAATAGTAATCACTTGCTGGACGATTATCAATTACAGATGCTTGAGAAAACTGATAGTCATCTAACGTATAAGTATCTCCACCAATTGTTACTTTTTCTGAGTAGCTTTTTATTGATGTATTTGAAGTAGTTTGGCCTTTGTCTAAATGTGCTTCTAATGTTGAAACGTATGAGACGCTTCTAGTTAGTTTGTCCCCATTGGGATTAGATAGATTGAACTTGTATGTAGTTGTAATCAGGTTTTTACTTGCTCGCTCTGAAATAGTAGCTTTTCCACTAAATTTAATAGGAGCTCCAGAAAGGAAGAAAGCCTCTTCATACGTATACTCGTTTAACACACCCCCGTTAAAGCCAGGCGCCTTTGCCTTTGTATCTGTATTAAAGAAAACTAGTGAAAAAATTATCGCTGCCAAAGAGACAGATATCCGTTTAATGATTGATTTCTTTTTAATTGTAAACCCTCATCTCATGTTAAAGTTCAATCGACATATAGCTTAGTAACGCTATATGTCGATCGCTATTAATCTACAAAAATTAGTCGACTTTTAATAATCGATTCATGAATTATAAACAATCTATCATTAGGCTTTAAGTCATTAACAGAAATTACTTTTCCTTCCTTAATAATAGTAGCTTGTTCTATATTCATGTTGTATATTTTTCCTGCCTCTTTCCATATACCATTTTGCCACTGACTAACGTTTTGGACACGAATAGTTGTTCCACCCGTTGTGCTTTCTAAACGACCGACAGAAACTAAATTCGAAATAGGTGATGAGCTTCCTACGATATGGCTAGAAATAATTTGATTGTTCTTTACGTAAAAGTACCCATATTTCCCAACTCTCTCATCGATTTCGTTTCTAGGAACTACTTTTAGTGTGGAACGTCTAAAGTCTTCCACCACATAAGTGTCATCACTAAAGCTAAGTGCTGTCGTTGAAACATTTGACCAATAGTTATTGGATAATTTTTTTGCATTGTTAATAGTTAAATTGTACGTTCCAGTAAAAGCAATTTTACCGAAATAAACGGTGTGATCTGCAAGGTTAGGACTCATAAAACCATCGTTAGTAATATGAATAACATTTGCATATTTGCTAGTGCTTGGTCCGTCAGTCACGACAAAAGCAGTTCCACTTGACTGTAGACTATAAGAATCAACTAATCTTCCATTTCTGATAAGAATGGAACCGTCATGATAAGGTAATAAACCTACATTTCTTAAACCTATTTTTTTGATAGAAGTGTTAATAGAAGTCATTGGTTCGTAATATGTGCGTTCATTATTTCGTTTAATAACCATCTTTTGTATTACTTCTTTTCCAAATTGCTTTACAGTAACATAGTAAACATCATCGTATGTATAGTATCGTAATTGATCCTGTTTAATTTGCTTGTTTCCTACATATATCGGAGTTTTATCGGTGAAAGTTTTAGCAGTATTATCTATCGAAATTTGCGATTGCCACTTCCAATCCCGAAAAATTTGTTCATCATTTACGATTAATTTGTTTTGGATAGGATCAATTTTCTGTATTTTTCCTTTATACAGATTTTCTATAACCTCTCCTTGGGTGTTTATATCTACTGATGTAATTATTCTAGAGTCATATTCGTCTATTTTTAATTTTACTCGATCCCCTTCATACAAAACACTAAGATCGGACATTTTTGTATCTTTATAAAATTCTGTGTCGTCATTGATATAGTAAGTTTTAGAGATTCCATTATCTAATCTAACGGAAAGAAAGGTTCCTTTTTTGTCAATTCTATTTATTGTTCCTGAAAATGATTTGCCTATTGCATCTGTATTTTGTTGAGATACATATGATGTACCACGAAGTTCTACTACCTTGCCTAAGTTAACATCTGCTTCAAGTTCCATGCCTATTTTAAAAGCATCAATAGATGTTGGAAGAGAATTTACTGAAAGTCTTGTATACTTATCGATTTTAAGTGTCAATTTATTATTTTTTTTATTTTTAATGGTAATTGACTTGAGATTTTTTTGATATGAGCCATCGCTCTGCTCGATAGTCTCAAAAGTGACATTTTCAAAGTTTCCTTTAACAAGTGTTGCTCCAAATGTTTCGGATGGTAAAATAAGTAAAGTGCACAGAAACAGAATTGGAATAAATAATAACTTCTTGAACAAATTTTCTCCTCCTCATAATTTTATAAATAGTCCTAGACGTTATATCGACTAAAATTCTATGTTTGTTATAAGAATTGGAAATTTTGTAGTAAAAATCGAAATTGTGTAAAATTTTTCGAAAATAATTTTAAAAAGGTATTTCTAATTTTCGTAAAAGTAGTATAATTGCATATAATATATTGCACACTTAAAATTGTTGCAATTTACTAATATTAATTGATAGGGGAAACACACTATGAATAATTTAAAAATTCGAACTACAAAAAATGAAATTAAGAATGAGAAAACACCAGCAGATCAACTTGTGTTCGGAACGAAATTTACAGATCATATGTTTATCGCTGATTACACAGAAGGAATAGGTTGGCATGATCATCGTATCGTCCCTTATCAGCCAATTACATTAGATCCATCTGCATCAATATTACATTACGGACAAACCGTTTTTGAAGGTATGAAAGCTTACCTTTCGGAAGATGGAATTGTTCGATTGTTTCGACCAGAACAAAACATGAAACGTATGAATAGTTCGGCAGACCGTCTAAGCATGCCACAAATAGAAGAAGAATTAGCTATTGAAGCTTTAAAACAATTAATTGAGCTAGACAAAGAGTGGATACCTACAGATCCAGGAACATCCCTTTATATCAGACCTTTTATGATTGCAACGGAAGCACATCTTGGGGTATCAGCTTCTAAAACATATAGCTTCATCATTATCATGTCACCAGTTGGTTCTTATTACAAAGAAGGTATTCATCCAGTGAAAATATTAGTGGAAAGTGAATATGTTCGAGCAGTTGCTGGTGGTACAGGAACTGCTAAAACTGCAGGTAACTATGCTTCAAGCTTAAAAGCGCAGGAAGTAGCTGATCGTGAAGGATACGCTCAGGTTCTGTGGTTAGATGGACTAGAGAGAAAATATATTGAAGAAGTTGGAAGCATGAATGTGTTTTTCAAAATTGATGGGGAAGTAGTTACTCCAGCTTTAAATGGTAGTATTTTAGATGGCATTACGAGAAAATCTATCATTGAATTATTAAAGTACTGGGGTGTTCCAATAACAGAACGTAAAGTTTCCATGGAAGAAATTCGTGAAGCTTACTTAAAAGGTAAACTAGAAGAAGCTTTTGGAACTGGTACTGCTGCTGTTATTTCACCAATCGGAGAATTACGCTGGAAGGGTGAGTTATTCTACGTGAATAACGGAGAAACAGGAGAGCTTTCCCAAAAATTATATGATACGTTAACTGGAATTCAACGTGGCATTATCGAAGATCCATTTGGCTGGGTTGTTGAGTTAGAAAAATAATATTTTACTAGTCGCTTCTCTTCACCGAGAGGCGATCATTTTGTTTAGACAGAACGGAGAATAACTATGAAACCACTAATTGGTATATGTGCTAACTACTTATCAGACGACACAGTTGGAATTACAGCGGGCATCGGTGCAAAAGATCAGGAATGGCAGTTGCTAGCAGATGATTATATTGTAGCTATTGAAAGAGCTGGAGGGGTTCCGGTTATTTTGCCTATCACAAAAGATATAGAAACTTTGACTCCACTACTTCAAAAGTTGGATGGGATATTATTTTCTGGCGGTTCTGATATAGATCCACATTTATACGAAGAATATCCGAAGTTTGGCTTAGGAGCTATTGAACCAAAGAGGGATTTCCATGAGGTTTGTCTAGCTCGTAAAGTTTTATCGGAAATGAACATTCCGGTACTTGGCATTTGCCGTGGAATGCAGTTGCTAACGGTAGCAACTGGAGGGAAACTTTACCAAGATTTAGCGTCTCAAAAACCAGACGGGATCAACCATTCCGTACCAAAATCAATTAGACATCATGCATTTCATCCAGTTCGAATTGAAACTAGCTCTATATTATTTGATATTTTTCAAGGTGATGAGCTGAGAGTAAATAGTTTTCATCACCAAGCAGTAAAAGAGCTAGGTAAAGGTTTTAAAGCGACGATGACTGCTCCTGATGGAATTATAGAAGGAATGGAATGGGAAGAGCCAAACCGATTTGTTGTAGCCGTTCAATGGCATCCCGAAATGATGGAAGAACAAGTAGATACAGTACGTCCGATTTTTAATGCTTTTGTAGAGGCAAGTAAAATGACTGCCCGTGCTATCGAACTAGTCCCATCTGCCGAGACAATAGCATAATGATTGATTGAAGAAATCCTCCTCATGTCAAACTATATTGATTATGGGAGGATTTTTCTACTTCCATTTCAATATTCTCGCAGTACATATTATAATTTTCCATCTTTAATTCAGGATATTTTTTGATCAAAGAAGGTAGTAAATATGTATTTATATAAGAAGGTTTATACTTTTTTTCATCCACATAAAATGGATAGGAGCTATACGGGTAATTCTCTAATTTGCCTAAAATTGTTCTTTGTGTATAAAGATGATTTTGGTGTATATACTTGCTCGCTTTTAATAACTCCTTCGGATCAGAAATCATATTAGTGTAATATCTAGTTTCATATAATTGGTCAACGAATTTATACTTACGCTTAAAGTAATTGGAGTATTGTTGATTGATAAAAATCAACACTTCAGAAAGTGGCACTCGAGGAGAACGTATAAGTAAATGATAGTGATTGTTCATAAAACAATATGCAATGATCGTAAAGGAGTAAATTGTATTTGCTTGTTGAAGGGTATGGGTAAAGAAATTGAAATCTCCTTTACTTATAAAAATACGTTGTTTGTTATTACCGCGCATCGTAATATGATAAAAAATTTCTGGTTGCCAAACCTTTCTCATATTTCCCATAGGAACTTCGCCTCCTCTACATTGACAACACCATATAATAAAATAGAGTAAACAACAATTGTCACAATTCATTATTATAAACAACAATTCCATTCCCGATTCAAAAACGCTATCAAAATTTAGTTTCCCTCGATAAATAACCTTCAAAATAAAATTCTATTCGTATATCTTTTTTTAATATATTCTAGAGCAGGATTAGTTTTCTCCTATTAAACTCTTTTTTAGAAACTGCTCCCGCCTCATATTGTATGATAAACTAGGGAAAAAGGAGTGTTTCCATGAAGGACAAGGTGTTAATTGTAGAAGATGAAAAAAATATTGCTCGTGTTCTTCAGTTAGAACTAGAGTTTGAGGGATACGCTGTGGATATTGCATATACAGGAATAGATGGTTTGATCAAATACAGAGAGCAAAAATGGGATTTAGTTTTACTCGACTTAATGCTTCCTGGATTAAATGGGTTGGATGTTTTAAGGCGAATTCGTACTACAGAGGATGAAACACCTGTTATTTTGTTAACGGCAAAAAATAATACAGAAGATAAAGTAACTGGTTTGGACCTTGGCGCGAATGATTATGTGACTAAACCCTTTGAAATTGAAGAATTGCTAGCTCGCGTACGTTCGGCAATTCGTTTTGCTAAATCACCAACATCAGTACCAGTTCATGATGAAAGTGTACATGTGTTTGAGTCGCTTTTATTGAACGAGCAAACACGTGAAATTACTAATTCTGGAGTGTCTATTAATCTGACACCTCGAGAATATGATTTATTGTTATATATGATGAAGCATCCTAACCAAGTGTTGACACGAGAGCAGCTCCTGGATGCTGTGTGGGGATTCGATTATTATGGAGATACGAATGTTGTAGATGTTTATATTCGTTATGTTAGAAAAAAGTTAGAAGAAAACCAGCAATCAACACTTATACAAACAGTACGCGGTGTCGGATATGTGTTGAAGGAGCAAAAGAATGAAACTTAAAACGAAAATACATCTATTTTCTACCTTATTGACGCTCATAATTATGGGGTTAATGAATATAGGTGTATATTTTTTATTTGAAGAAATGGCCTTTGATACGGAATACAATCAGCTTAACTCCGATGTAGATGAACTGATTGGAGCATTAAGTAAGATGCAAAAAGAAGATGATCCTGCCACAATTTTACGGACATATATACCTCCAAGTGGAGGGATACGAGTCCTAGATAGTCAAGGAGAGTTACAATTAGTTGTTCAAACAATGGAGGAAATGACTTCCTACCAACCTCATTTTGAAGTTGGTGAACCATACTCTGTTGGAACGCTTGAGGGTACACCTGTTTTAACGATAAGTAAACCAGTTATTTGGCCGAACGGGGAAGTAGTAAAAGTACAGACCATGAAACAATTATTGGATGTAGGAAATAATTTAGATTTCCTTCGTCTTATTTTAGTTGGCGTAACCATTATCGGGATGTTATTGATGACTGCTTCGAGCATAACTTTAGGGAAAATTATTACAAAGCCAATCAATAAATTAATACATACTATGTCTCATAGTAGAATTTCTGGTAAATATGAAAAGATAGCAGTTCGACCAAATAGGAAAGATGAAATGGCTCAAATGGGTATAGCTTTTAATGAAATGATGGAGCAGCTGGAGCAAAATTATAAAAAGCAAGAGCAGTTCGTGTCTAATGCTTCGCACGAATTAAAAACACCATTAACCGTTATAGAAAGCTACGCAAAACTTCTGTCTCGACATGGATTTAGTGATATCGAAATTGCGGAAGAATCAGTCCGTGCCATCATTAATGAAACGAGCAGAATGAAAGAAATGGTATCTCAAATGCTATTTCTAGCAAATAGTAACGGAAAACAAAAACATCGTTATGAATTGATTGATGTGCAAATATTAATCGAAGAAACTTTACGGTCAATGCGAATTGCTTATGATCGAAAT is drawn from Psychrobacillus sp. INOP01 and contains these coding sequences:
- a CDS encoding transposase is translated as MGNMRKVWQPEIFYHITMRGNNKQRIFISKGDFNFFTHTLQQANTIYSFTIIAYCFMNNHYHLLIRSPRVPLSEVLIFINQQYSNYFKRKYKFVDQLYETRYYTNMISDPKELLKASKYIHQNHLYTQRTILGKLENYPYSSYPFYVDEKKYKPSYINTYLLPSLIKKYPELKMENYNMYCENIEMEVEKSSHNQYSLT
- a CDS encoding gamma-glutamyl-gamma-aminobutyrate hydrolase family protein, with the translated sequence MKPLIGICANYLSDDTVGITAGIGAKDQEWQLLADDYIVAIERAGGVPVILPITKDIETLTPLLQKLDGILFSGGSDIDPHLYEEYPKFGLGAIEPKRDFHEVCLARKVLSEMNIPVLGICRGMQLLTVATGGKLYQDLASQKPDGINHSVPKSIRHHAFHPVRIETSSILFDIFQGDELRVNSFHHQAVKELGKGFKATMTAPDGIIEGMEWEEPNRFVVAVQWHPEMMEEQVDTVRPIFNAFVEASKMTARAIELVPSAETIA
- a CDS encoding branched-chain amino acid aminotransferase, whose translation is MNNLKIRTTKNEIKNEKTPADQLVFGTKFTDHMFIADYTEGIGWHDHRIVPYQPITLDPSASILHYGQTVFEGMKAYLSEDGIVRLFRPEQNMKRMNSSADRLSMPQIEEELAIEALKQLIELDKEWIPTDPGTSLYIRPFMIATEAHLGVSASKTYSFIIIMSPVGSYYKEGIHPVKILVESEYVRAVAGGTGTAKTAGNYASSLKAQEVADREGYAQVLWLDGLERKYIEEVGSMNVFFKIDGEVVTPALNGSILDGITRKSIIELLKYWGVPITERKVSMEEIREAYLKGKLEEAFGTGTAAVISPIGELRWKGELFYVNNGETGELSQKLYDTLTGIQRGIIEDPFGWVVELEK
- a CDS encoding response regulator transcription factor, with the translated sequence MKDKVLIVEDEKNIARVLQLELEFEGYAVDIAYTGIDGLIKYREQKWDLVLLDLMLPGLNGLDVLRRIRTTEDETPVILLTAKNNTEDKVTGLDLGANDYVTKPFEIEELLARVRSAIRFAKSPTSVPVHDESVHVFESLLLNEQTREITNSGVSINLTPREYDLLLYMMKHPNQVLTREQLLDAVWGFDYYGDTNVVDVYIRYVRKKLEENQQSTLIQTVRGVGYVLKEQKNET
- a CDS encoding S-layer homology domain-containing protein, with protein sequence MAAIIFSLVFFNTDTKAKAPGFNGGVLNEYTYEEAFFLSGAPIKFSGKATISERASKNLITTTYKFNLSNPNGDKLTRSVSYVSTLEAHLDKGQTTSNTSIKSYSEKVTIGGDTYTLDDYQFSQASVIDNRPASDYYSGNVVGRKIYLKKAKGAKSTETITVFLNGRDVGYKNFWGATETQLLDFEINTSKGTAYVTSKVSDSKSRTLQYEPNTPSFSSFVGGHSVISSSNMISEYNYDIPFATSNKNSKGVLHLNQVNVPKIDRLIVPKFRDLSNHWAKSDIEKLYSLGIFDEASQFFSPNTPMVRYQFTVGVLKAVNLRVFEEPQKKTTSKKAIFADLDPKHPDYPYIESAVEKGIINGVNPNAFGPNQPIKRAQAVAILVRALGMEGRAPSPGFSTNYSDDKIIPAYAKDSVYVATELGLINGDEKNRFNPNQSLTRAQSSAMISRFLTFLESDLKQNYRDDMLFFD
- a CDS encoding cell wall metabolism sensor histidine kinase WalK — its product is MKLKTKIHLFSTLLTLIIMGLMNIGVYFLFEEMAFDTEYNQLNSDVDELIGALSKMQKEDDPATILRTYIPPSGGIRVLDSQGELQLVVQTMEEMTSYQPHFEVGEPYSVGTLEGTPVLTISKPVIWPNGEVVKVQTMKQLLDVGNNLDFLRLILVGVTIIGMLLMTASSITLGKIITKPINKLIHTMSHSRISGKYEKIAVRPNRKDEMAQMGIAFNEMMEQLEQNYKKQEQFVSNASHELKTPLTVIESYAKLLSRHGFSDIEIAEESVRAIINETSRMKEMVSQMLFLANSNGKQKHRYELIDVQILIEETLRSMRIAYDRNFLLKGEGPFYVNTDTEQLRQLLFIILDNARKYSEKEIKTTISENEEGTTISIMDYGNGISKKDLDRIFDRFYRVDEARNRKTGGTGLGMAIAKDIADRLSAKISIESTVGFGTTIHIFLPSNQILTDF
- a CDS encoding S-layer homology domain-containing protein yields the protein MKKTTLRSLLLFIVLFLTIPLTQESTSAASLYKDIKNNFWAYPSIEWASKVGIMQGYPDGTFGPQKEITESQLVSVLSKFDTSYKAISPYVAKKNEDSASGYYRYFKSKNMPVNGYTNTQVRGKAVTRGQFARIIAAIDGYDLTETYAVQYLYTQNLSTGTNGKKTYEDFKPSRTLTRVDATVFLNRIAKRGTFSIKGLRNAPAGKDNVASELPTDFPDGGTIVFPSPDYEEPEKTPSSNHDARIASLDIESPTLIANGVDTSFVTLILKDCYGNNISYDESIPFVITSKSGAVITNEKGGKVSGSPILYTDGADLTAEITAIKSTKTVIDTISFKVSDNRSNNLNMSCYRTPVNVNITYAPQAELRIEHAVENNDKDGLVTIKATIVLPGGQVISDYKGKVVFTSSQLSFANKEVSFVNGVARTSVSSYTWGDFSFSARISEKDPRYSSELSSVVNKTHSHQIQIDRPLTTDYSCPRNFEVGFIIDSSGSMKRSDPERFRVSKSQKFISALSATTNIGAHFDSKGHFLAKGSASYVGSTFVNVGQSGGTNIADGLEVAINKFSNDSTPKIAILLTDGKSNTSKILSSLQKAKDKNIKIFTIGLGSVSQLNEPLLEQIANSTGGSYYHVEKNVNLAGTYQSILDEVTCETHPPGCSNYNQGFISPTIKSTQSNFYMNTFIDKSCGDVERVIVRFSSLEGDIDYELIYRGQNYFALEKKLDEIIDLSLFSEGMFISYDASGNLVGTKEVTIK
- a CDS encoding glycerate kinase, with amino-acid sequence MKIVISPDSFKGSLSALEAAHEIDNAIKEINPSIETVLLPIADGGEGTLETLISATGGSTIQAEVHDPLGRLIQVEYGVLGDGETCVIEVAKSSGITLLKDDEKNPLAASTFGTGELILHALNLGYKKFIIGLGGSATNDGGTGMLRALGMKFLSKNGEELPLEPKSLSELHGIDDTVFDIRIRECHFIIASDVDNSFVGLNGATVVFGPQKGATPDIVKELDENLAHLANKIEEVTNISLHNLSGAGAAGGLGGAFLAFFPVHIKPGIEVVMEATNFQKLIEDADFIITGEGKSDQQTLSGKAPIGIANVAKKHGIPVILISGYIEPESISDLSSCFSKLVSIANTSISTEESMRRAGYYLRERTKEAMKSIV